The proteins below are encoded in one region of Helianthus annuus cultivar XRQ/B chromosome 2, HanXRQr2.0-SUNRISE, whole genome shotgun sequence:
- the LOC110922177 gene encoding uncharacterized protein LOC110922177 isoform X3 encodes MYGDAIQATVPWLDNDYFERKISLFSCYLLDDYICNDAPTSLKVNAHPASILMGTTTTITLIPSSETFPMHYFNFCPYANLHLRIDDNLTDEKPSVLTDYMGKIEDTVPGITKKGKNYLRVKLTDISGPNIDVTLWEEVLPRFDKQAMLSAEEPIVVAFTSLKVTIFKGHTSDKLQLSSTPATHIYFNPDVESAIEARNRFKEKTLHLLAATPGYESQERHLRAEDRNKRTISELLEHQKENQGQTFSCQASVTSYIKGRPWYYTMCPQCPRKIYQTKRGWSCGSHQNLPEPKFMYCVAATISDNTAPTMATFFDEATVGLIGIQCKDMVLKHGYTDRYQTPEPLYEAIGKDVTMQVQYAHSTTPNPNSSVLSVNKVYDSKLNITATPPSPTQQTTPTADKKLALESNENRPSAKRQLYQSEGVSDTKKLRFSE; translated from the exons atgtat GGAGATGCAATACAGGCAACCGTCCCTTGGTTAGACAATGATTACTTTGAAAGGAAGATTAGTCTTTTTTCATGTTACTTGCTAGACGATTACATATGCAATGATGCACCTACATCACTAAAAGTTAATGCACACCCAGCAAGTATTCtcatgggaacaacaacaacgataACCTTGATACCTAGCTCAGAAACATTCCCAATGCATTACTTTAACTTTTGTCCATATGCTAACTTACATCTCCGGATCGACGACAACCTTACTGATGAAAAACCAAGTGTTCTCACAG ATTACATGGGCAAAATTGAAGACACCGTACCAGGTATCACTAAAAAGGGGAAGAATTATCTACGTGTGAAATTGACAGACATCAG TGGTCCAAACATTGATGTCACCCTATGGGAAGAGGTTCTACCACGTTTTGATAAGCAAGCAATGTTAAGCGCAGAAGAACCGATTGTCGTCGCATTCACATCGTTGAAGGTCACCATCTTCAAAGGTCACACATCAGACAAACTACAACTGTCGTCAACCCCAGCAACCCACATTTACTTCAACCCCGATGTAGAGAGTGCCATAGAAGCTCGAAACAG GTTCAAAGAAAAAACACTACATCTACTAGCAGCAACCCCTGGCTACGAATCACAGGAACGCCATCTTCGCGCAGAAGACAGAAACAAAAGAACAATATCAGAGCTCTTAGAACACCAAAAAGAAAACCAG GGGCAAACATTCAGTTGCCAAGCATCAGTGACAAGTTACATCAAAGGTCGACCATGGTACTACACAATGTGTCCACAGTGCCCAAGAAAAATATACCAAACAAAAAGAGGTTGGTCATGTGGTAGTCACCAAAACCTGCCAGAACCAAAATTCAT GTACTGCGTGGCTGCAACAATCTCAGACAACACAGCTCCTACTATGGCAACATTTTTTGACGAGGCAACTGTTGGGTTAATCGGCATACAATGTAAAGACATGGTCCTGAAGCATGGATACACAGACCGTTATCAAACACCAGAACCCCTATATGAGGCCATTGGAAAAGACGTCACAATGCAGGTTCAGTATGCCCATTCAACAACTCCCAATCCCAACTCAAGTGTTCTCTCCGTCAACAAAGTCTACGACAGCAAGCTAAACATCACAGCAACACCACCTTCACCTACCCAACAAACAACACCTACTGCAGACAAAAAATTGGCCCTAGAATCAAATGAAAACAGACCTTCAGCTAAACGTCAACTATATCAATCAG AAGGCGTAAGCGACACCAAGAAACTCAGGTTCTCGGAATAG
- the LOC110896032 gene encoding uncharacterized protein LOC110896032, translated as MAARSLDRKRKAVAPENSGEQSFSNEPADFGVQTTGQLVRRSSMLRAAANQRSIQSLTSVQPEMEQYEGPSTSSFALQLPGPSYVDLGDCINECEYCGAFFWFEERLKSSPLKQRPRYNTCCKAGSVRIPFPVEPPSCIKELYSSSQFMVNIRAYNSMFSMTSFGADVDDTINHSAGPYVFKVSGQISHWIGSLCPSAGEKPRFLQMYVYDTLHEVENILRFFNSDDQHRLSPDVVSLLTRTLAETNEFVRLFKSAADLCSQQQVPEFAITLYNRSKQNIYGLPVAGTLGAIVRDNDPLASDYDIVVHSKDGRAKRVSKLHSSYMPLQYPLLFPYAEPGWSPELQLTLNSRAKDRNLTMNMFYAYQIHDRKDTYTLLLNAGRLFQQYLVDAYVCIEQCRLEYIRTNQNKFRSEFLRGIHDAFSKGDTEGREVGKRIILPSSFTGGPRYMYKHYQDALAICRVHGNPQYFITFTCSVKWPEIKRYLNRIGGANSQDRPDIIARVFQMKVEALLKFLKTHETFGKVAADILLNFALLFNIHIPFDLYTIEFQKRGLPHCHMLLWVTPECKIQTAEDVDNFISAEIPNPTTDPVLYRIVTESMMHGPCGLPKMNAPCMIDGKCSKSFPKAYEHVTRFDEQGYIHYKRSLNGIQVDKGGVPLDNGYVVPYNRILCLRFEAHINVEYCGWSMLIKYLFKYISKGADRVRYAVTRTAESSTQSDTNVVENINEINNFVDGRFICPHEAAWRILQFPIHNRNPPVQLLAVHLEHMQNVTFKDNQKLQQILTNPATSKTTLTEWLRNNQLDPSGRDLRYIDYVSRYRWEPSGKGWIRRLLTTNPTIGRLAYIHPTCGEPFYLRLLLAHQTGCCSFEDIRTVSGVLCSTYRLACEKLGLIGNDREWASAFIEASSWATSVELRALFVHMLLYCEISNPLALWQEHWERMSDDIILNLRQVAGTSNAHFCGPNLQQYVLYEIEMLLNSNTSSRSLAEFGLPMPPDTMVAALRNRLLMEERCYDLEALAAQNIIMLRGLNDRQRKIYDKVLKSVNDKVQVLLFVYGHGGTGKTYLWTAIIAALRSTGKIVLAVAASGIASLLLPSGRTAHSRFKIPLDLTDDSLCNIKKHTQLAQLLLETSLIIWDEAPMSDRRCFESLDKSLRDVLGNQDKPFGGKSVLLGGDFRQTLPVKPKASKAEIIASSLPKSYLWDKFSIHMLTENMRLSQSNATVAEKEAITSFSNWLIDVGDGKIGAVDEESPSDSKFIDIPAQYLIQSGENGLRELIRFVYDDNLLEFPTSITLSERAIVCPRNDTADQINDMILASSPGECSTYLSLDSMVPHSQNGGETDMMYPPEYLNLLNINGIPPHCLKLKVNAPSWPTICCSVKSNIPNGSQSPYRTSTKL; from the exons ATGGCTGCACGTTCTTTGGATAGAAAACGAAAAGCTGTTGCACCTGAAAATTCTGGTGAGCAGTCTTTCTCAAATGAACCTGCTGATTTTGGTGTGCAAACAACTGGTCAGCTGGTAAGGCGATCAAGCATGTTGCGGGCTGCCGCCAATCAACGTTCTATACAATCTCTAACTTCTGTTCAGCCTGAAATGGAACAGTATGAGGGTCCATCAACATCATCATTTGCTTTGCAGTTGCCTGGCCCTTCATACGTTGATTTGGGAGATTGTATAAACGAATGTGAATACTGTGGCGCATTCTTCTGGTTCGAAGAGCGGCTGAAATCATCTCCACTTAAACAAAGACCTAGATATAACACGTGTTGCAAAGCAGGCAGTGTACGCATTCCTTTTCCAGTTGAGCCACCATCATGTATCAAAGAATTGTATTCTAGCTCGCAATTCATGGTAAACATACGTGCGTATAATTCCATGTTTTCCATGACATCATTTGGTGCCGACGTTGATGATACAATTAACCATTCTGCTGGTCCGTATGTTTTTAAGGTGTCTGGCCAAATTTCACATTGGATTGGCTCTTTATGCCCTTCAGCGGGTGAGAAACCTAGGTTCCTTCAAATGTATGTCTATGATACACTGCACGAAGTTGAAAATATACTTCGTTTTTTTAATAGTGATGATCAACATCGATTGTCCCCAGATGTTGTCTCACTTCTTACGCGTACATTAGCCGAAACCAATGAGTTTGTACGCCTTTTTAAGAGTGCGGCTGACCTTTGCTCGCAACAACAAGTACCTGAGTTTGCGATTACCCTTTATAACAGGTCTAAACAAAACATTTACGGGTTACCCGTTGCGGGTACTCTTGGTGCTATTGTACGAGACAATGACCCTTTAGCAAGTGATTATGATATCGTGGTACATAGTAAAGATGGCAGAGCAAAGCGTGTAAGCAAGTTGCATTCATCATATATGCCTCTTCAGTACCCGCTTCTTTTCCCTTATGCGGAACCAGGCTGGTCTCCAGAACTTCAATTGACTCTAAATTCTCGGGCTAAAGATCGAAACCTTACCATGAATATGTTTTACGCTTATCAGATCCACGATCGTAAGGATACATACACGTTGTTGTTAAATGCAGGTCGTCTCTTTCAACAATATTTGGTCGACGCATATGTGTGCATAGAGCAATGTCGGCTTGAATATATTCGTACCAATCAAAATAAATTCCGTTCTGAATTCTTGCGTGGTATCCACGATGCCTTCTCGAAAGGTGATACCGAGGGCCGTGAGGTTGGAAAAAGAATAATCCTACCGTCTTCTTTTACCGGTGGCCCTCGATATATGTATAAGCATTATCAAGATGCTCTTGCAATCTGTAGGGTACATGGTAACCCACAATATTTCATAACTTTTACATGTAGCGTCAAATGGCCAGAAATCAAGCGTTACTTGAATAGAATTGGTGGCGCAAACTCACAAGATAGACCGGACATTATTGCTAGAGTGTTTCAAATGAAGGTTGAAGCTTTACTCAAGTTTTTGAAGACACACGAGACATTTGGGAAAGTTGCAGCTGATATACTCCTAAACTTTGCTCTATTATTTAACATACATATTCCTTTTG ATTTATACACAATCGAATTCCAAAAAAGAGGCCTTCCACATTGTCATATGCTGCTTTGGGTTACGCCGGAATGCAAGATACAAACTGCAGAGGATGTTGATAACTTCATTAGCGCTGAAATTCCTAACCCGACAACAGATCCAGTTTTGTATCGAATAGTAACAGAATCTATGATGCATGGACCTTGCGGTTTGCCAAAAATGAATGCTCCCTGCATGATAGATGGTAAATGTTCTAAGTCATTCCCAAAAGCCTATGAACATGTTACTAGATTTGACGAGCAAGGTTACATCCACTACAAAAGATCGCTGAATGGCATTCAAGTAGATAAAGGCGGGGTACCACTTGACAATGGATATGTCGTTCCTTACAATAGAATTTTGTGTTTACGTTTCGAAGCCCACATTAATGTTGAATATTGTGGATGGAGTATGCTTATCAAGTATCTTTTCAAGTACATCTCCAAAGGGGCAGATCGTGTGCGTTATGCTGTCACAAGGACCGCTGAATCTTCAACACAATCTGACACTAATGTTGTTGAAAACATTAATGAGATCAATAATTTTGTTGATGGGAGATTTATATGTCCTCACGAGGCAGCATGGCGAATACTACAATTCCCAATCCACAACAGAAACCCACCAGTACAATTGTTGGCTGTACACCTCGAGCACATGCAGAATGTTACTTTTAAAGACAATCAAAAACTGCAACAAATACTAACCAATCCAGCAACAAGTAAGACAACCTTGACTGAATGGTTGAGAAATAATCAATTAGACCCTAGCGGTAGAGATCTGAGATACATTGACTATGTATCCAGATACAGGTGGGAACCTTCTGGAAAAGGGTGGATCCGAAGATTGTTAACAACAAATCCAACGATTGGGCGATTAGCATATATTCATCCTACATGTGGCGAACCTTTCTATTTGAGATTGTTGCTTGCCCACCAAACTGGTTGTTGCTCCTTTGAGGATATCCGAACAGTTTCCGGTGTCCTTTGTTCGACGTATCGTCTTGCTTGCGAAAAGTTGGGTTTGATTGGCAATGATAGAGAATGGGCATCAGCATTTATAGAAGCATCTAGCTGGGCTACTTCTGTAGAACTTAGGGCCCTGTTTGTTCACATGCTACTATATTGTGAGATATCAAATCCATTGGCATTGTGGCAAGAACATTGGGAACGAATGAGTGATGACATAATTCTCAATCTAAGGCAAGTTGCAGGAACATCAAACGCGCATTTTTGTGGTCCAAATTTGCAACAATACGTACTCTATGAGATAGAAATGCttcttaattcaaacacaagcTCCCGCTCCCTCGCGGAGTTTGGGCTTCCCATGCCTCCTGACACCATGGTCGCAGCCCTTAGAAACCGATTGCTTATGGAAGAAAGGTGTTATGATCTTGAGGCACTAGCTGCCCAGAATATTATTATGTTACGTGGTTTGAATGATCGGCAGCGAAAAATATATGACAAGGTTCTTAAATCTGTCAATGACAAAGTACAAGTGCTTTTATTTGTATATGGCCATGGCGGTACAGGTAAAACGTATTTGTGGACTGCTATTATTGCTGCTCTTAGATCGACTGGAAAGATTGTTTTGGCAGTAGCGGCATCTGGAATTGCATCACTATTATTGCCATCAGGAAGAACAGCCCATTCTCGATTCAAAATCCCGCTAGATTTAACTGATGACTCTCTGTGCAACATAAAAAAACACACGCAACTTGCGCAACTACTCTTAGAAACATCCCTTATAATTTGGGATGAAGCACCAATGAGCGATCGTCGATGCTTTGAATCTTTGGATAAAAGTCTCAGAGATGTTCTTGGAAACCAAGATAAACCATTTGGCGGAAAATCTGTTCTATTAGGAGGAGACTTCAGACAAACACTTCCAGTCAAACCAAAGGCTTCAAAAGCAGAAATCATAGCATCATCACTACCAAAGTCTTATTTGTGGGACAAATTTAGCATTCACATGTTGACAGAGAATATGCGCTTGTCGCAGTCCAATGCAACTGTCGCTGAAAAAGAAGCTATAACATCCTTCTCCAATTGGCTAATTGATGTTGGGGATGGTAAGATAGGTGCAGTTGACGAAGAATCACCATCCGACTCAAAATTCATTGACATACCTGCGCAATATCTTATCCAATCTGGAGAGAACGGGCTGCGAGAGTTAATAAGGTTCGTCTACGATGATAACCTGCTCGAATTTCCTACATCAATTACTTTGTCCGAAAGAGCCATAGTATGCCCGAGAAATGACACTGCTGATCAGATAAATGACATGATACTTGCGTCTTCCCCCGGAGAATGCTCAACGTACTTAAGTCTCGACTCCATGGTACCTCACTCCCAAAATGGAGGTGAAACGGATATGATGTACCCTCCTGAATATCTTAACTTATTGAACATCAATGGTATTCCCCCACATTGCCTAAAACTTAAAGTGAATGCCCCT TCATGGCCAACTATATGTTGCTCTGTCAAGAGCAACATCCCCAACGGGTCTCAAAGTCCTTATAGAACCTCAACAAAATTGTGA
- the LOC110922177 gene encoding uncharacterized protein LOC110922177 isoform X1: protein MAIINDFRIASIVPRGDPAPIEVRVIRKWKRSNDLFYLMIDKYGDAIQATVPWLDNDYFERKISLFSCYLLDDYICNDAPTSLKVNAHPASILMGTTTTITLIPSSETFPMHYFNFCPYANLHLRIDDNLTDEKPSVLTDYMGKIEDTVPGITKKGKNYLRVKLTDISGPNIDVTLWEEVLPRFDKQAMLSAEEPIVVAFTSLKVTIFKGHTSDKLQLSSTPATHIYFNPDVESAIEARNRFKEKTLHLLAATPGYESQERHLRAEDRNKRTISELLEHQKENQGQTFSCQASVTSYIKGRPWYYTMCPQCPRKIYQTKRGWSCGSHQNLPEPKFMYCVAATISDNTAPTMATFFDEATVGLIGIQCKDMVLKHGYTDRYQTPEPLYEAIGKDVTMQVQYAHSTTPNPNSSVLSVNKVYDSKLNITATPPSPTQQTTPTADKKLALESNENRPSAKRQLYQSEGVSDTKKLRFSE from the exons ATGGCAATCATCAATGATTTCAGAATCGCATCAATCGTCCCCAGGGGTGATCCAGCACCAATAGAAGTCCGTGTTATAAGAAAGTGGAAGCGAAGTAATGACCTCTTCTACCTCATGATAGAcaaatat GGAGATGCAATACAGGCAACCGTCCCTTGGTTAGACAATGATTACTTTGAAAGGAAGATTAGTCTTTTTTCATGTTACTTGCTAGACGATTACATATGCAATGATGCACCTACATCACTAAAAGTTAATGCACACCCAGCAAGTATTCtcatgggaacaacaacaacgataACCTTGATACCTAGCTCAGAAACATTCCCAATGCATTACTTTAACTTTTGTCCATATGCTAACTTACATCTCCGGATCGACGACAACCTTACTGATGAAAAACCAAGTGTTCTCACAG ATTACATGGGCAAAATTGAAGACACCGTACCAGGTATCACTAAAAAGGGGAAGAATTATCTACGTGTGAAATTGACAGACATCAG TGGTCCAAACATTGATGTCACCCTATGGGAAGAGGTTCTACCACGTTTTGATAAGCAAGCAATGTTAAGCGCAGAAGAACCGATTGTCGTCGCATTCACATCGTTGAAGGTCACCATCTTCAAAGGTCACACATCAGACAAACTACAACTGTCGTCAACCCCAGCAACCCACATTTACTTCAACCCCGATGTAGAGAGTGCCATAGAAGCTCGAAACAG GTTCAAAGAAAAAACACTACATCTACTAGCAGCAACCCCTGGCTACGAATCACAGGAACGCCATCTTCGCGCAGAAGACAGAAACAAAAGAACAATATCAGAGCTCTTAGAACACCAAAAAGAAAACCAG GGGCAAACATTCAGTTGCCAAGCATCAGTGACAAGTTACATCAAAGGTCGACCATGGTACTACACAATGTGTCCACAGTGCCCAAGAAAAATATACCAAACAAAAAGAGGTTGGTCATGTGGTAGTCACCAAAACCTGCCAGAACCAAAATTCAT GTACTGCGTGGCTGCAACAATCTCAGACAACACAGCTCCTACTATGGCAACATTTTTTGACGAGGCAACTGTTGGGTTAATCGGCATACAATGTAAAGACATGGTCCTGAAGCATGGATACACAGACCGTTATCAAACACCAGAACCCCTATATGAGGCCATTGGAAAAGACGTCACAATGCAGGTTCAGTATGCCCATTCAACAACTCCCAATCCCAACTCAAGTGTTCTCTCCGTCAACAAAGTCTACGACAGCAAGCTAAACATCACAGCAACACCACCTTCACCTACCCAACAAACAACACCTACTGCAGACAAAAAATTGGCCCTAGAATCAAATGAAAACAGACCTTCAGCTAAACGTCAACTATATCAATCAG AAGGCGTAAGCGACACCAAGAAACTCAGGTTCTCGGAATAG
- the LOC110922177 gene encoding uncharacterized protein LOC110922177 isoform X2 yields the protein MAIINDFRIASIVPRGDPAPIEVRVIRKWKRSNDLFYLMIDKYGDAIQATVPWLDNDYFERKISLFSCYLLDDYICNDAPTSLKVNAHPASILMGTTTTITLIPSSETFPMHYFNFCPYANLHLRIDDNLTDEKPSVLTDYMGKIEDTVPGITKKGKNYLRVKLTDISGPNIDVTLWEEVLPRFDKQAMLSAEEPIVVAFTSLKVTIFKGHTSDKLQLSSTPATHIYFNPDVESAIEARNRFKEKTLHLLAATPGYESQERHLRAEDRNKRTISELLEHQKENQGQTFSCQASVTSYIKGRPWYYTMCPQCPRKIYQTKRGWSCGSHQNLPEPKFMYCVAATISDNTAPTMATFFDEATVGLIGIQCKDMVLKHGYTDRYQTPEPLYEAIGKDVTMQVQYAHSTTPNPNSSVLSVNKVYDSKLNITATPPSPTQQTTPTADKKLALESNENRPSAKRQLYQSGVSDTKKLRFSE from the exons ATGGCAATCATCAATGATTTCAGAATCGCATCAATCGTCCCCAGGGGTGATCCAGCACCAATAGAAGTCCGTGTTATAAGAAAGTGGAAGCGAAGTAATGACCTCTTCTACCTCATGATAGAcaaatat GGAGATGCAATACAGGCAACCGTCCCTTGGTTAGACAATGATTACTTTGAAAGGAAGATTAGTCTTTTTTCATGTTACTTGCTAGACGATTACATATGCAATGATGCACCTACATCACTAAAAGTTAATGCACACCCAGCAAGTATTCtcatgggaacaacaacaacgataACCTTGATACCTAGCTCAGAAACATTCCCAATGCATTACTTTAACTTTTGTCCATATGCTAACTTACATCTCCGGATCGACGACAACCTTACTGATGAAAAACCAAGTGTTCTCACAG ATTACATGGGCAAAATTGAAGACACCGTACCAGGTATCACTAAAAAGGGGAAGAATTATCTACGTGTGAAATTGACAGACATCAG TGGTCCAAACATTGATGTCACCCTATGGGAAGAGGTTCTACCACGTTTTGATAAGCAAGCAATGTTAAGCGCAGAAGAACCGATTGTCGTCGCATTCACATCGTTGAAGGTCACCATCTTCAAAGGTCACACATCAGACAAACTACAACTGTCGTCAACCCCAGCAACCCACATTTACTTCAACCCCGATGTAGAGAGTGCCATAGAAGCTCGAAACAG GTTCAAAGAAAAAACACTACATCTACTAGCAGCAACCCCTGGCTACGAATCACAGGAACGCCATCTTCGCGCAGAAGACAGAAACAAAAGAACAATATCAGAGCTCTTAGAACACCAAAAAGAAAACCAG GGGCAAACATTCAGTTGCCAAGCATCAGTGACAAGTTACATCAAAGGTCGACCATGGTACTACACAATGTGTCCACAGTGCCCAAGAAAAATATACCAAACAAAAAGAGGTTGGTCATGTGGTAGTCACCAAAACCTGCCAGAACCAAAATTCAT GTACTGCGTGGCTGCAACAATCTCAGACAACACAGCTCCTACTATGGCAACATTTTTTGACGAGGCAACTGTTGGGTTAATCGGCATACAATGTAAAGACATGGTCCTGAAGCATGGATACACAGACCGTTATCAAACACCAGAACCCCTATATGAGGCCATTGGAAAAGACGTCACAATGCAGGTTCAGTATGCCCATTCAACAACTCCCAATCCCAACTCAAGTGTTCTCTCCGTCAACAAAGTCTACGACAGCAAGCTAAACATCACAGCAACACCACCTTCACCTACCCAACAAACAACACCTACTGCAGACAAAAAATTGGCCCTAGAATCAAATGAAAACAGACCTTCAGCTAAACGTCAACTATATCAATCAG GCGTAAGCGACACCAAGAAACTCAGGTTCTCGGAATAG